The nucleotide sequence CAAGAAGACTTTTCACCACGAGTGTTCCATCCCCCTGAGGCGTTACGGAATAAGCCGCGCCGCCTGCTGCGGTGAAATGTCCCAAGGTATAGCTAGTTCCATTCCATGTGCCCCACAGGCCGCCGGTGTCGCCGTCAATGCGCTGAATCGCCGCCTTAATCACTGGCGATTTGCTAGTTGTCGGATCAACACGCAATTCCCATGCGCCTTCGCCCTTATTGCTCTTCGTGGCAATCTCCCATGAACCGGAGATGTTGGGAGCATTGGGAGATGAGATGGGATCAGACAGCTTTCCGACACGCTTTGCAATAAATGTCGAAGGAGGCGCAGGACGCTTACCCGGATGGGTTGCACCGTAGGTTCCTGTCAACGAGTCACCGTCGATAGTGGCGTCCAGCGTGCGCGCAAAGTAATCAAACGACGCCACGAGATGCTTGCCATCGAGTGTGACAGAACTTGCCGGAGATACATCCGGGCTTGCAGCAGGGCCATTAAGAAAAGCCGCTTCCAGCTTGGACCCATTGCGCGAAATGCGTATGGTGATGGGAATTTCGGTGTCGCGTACTTTTGCCACACCCTGCCATACGCCTGTTGTCAGTTTTGCGGATGAGGTTTGTGCAAGTAGCGCAGGCGCGAACTGCAGAAGAGACACAGCAGCCAAAGAGGATGCGAGTACGCGTCCAGAAAGCTTCATGACGAAGGCTCCGTATTAAATCGGTTTGTAGGTATGGATCAGAGAGTTTGGTCGTGAGACGCGCCCGTTCTGTTCGGGCTGCACAGACGACTGTGTGGTGCCTGCGTTAGCGGCAACAACAACACAGTCTGGAAGCAATGTGCATAAGGAAAAAATAACTACCTGCTCGCTGTGAGTCAAGCAGGTGTTTATTGAAAGAAGTTTTGGTTCTTACATCATCGTTTCGTTGAGCTCGTCTTTTCTTTCAGTTACGATCCGAATCGAAACCTGAATAATGGCCAAGCTTGCCTCTCCAATGCTCTTGCGGCAAATTGTGGGCTTGACATCAGATGTGCATGTGTTAGTTTGACTCACATGCGTACTCTCTCGCAGCTTTGTTGTTGCTCCCGATAGGTTCTTGCCTATAGGTAGAGCGCCGTGCGCCTACGAGTTCGCTTCCACTCATTACAAATGAATGCCACCTGTTCCGCGTTTAGAGCGGCGGCAGGTCTTCAAGCGATTCATCGCTTTGGCATTCCAGTACGCAGGTGATTTCATGTCATCGACTCAGCGATTTCTCATATTTACCGCAGTGCTGGCGTGTGTTCTGGCTGCGAATCCGATATCGGCAAGTGGAAGGAAGAAGGAGTTCCGCTCTGCTACGACGGCGCTTCCGCGAGTGTATGCATTTAAGGCAGACCTGGATGGTGCAGTTGCTTTGCCAGGCAACAGCGAACCAGCCAGCGGAGATGTGGCAGGCACATACGATCGGGAAACTCACGTGCTGCGATTTAATGCTCGGTTTCTCAATCTTTCTGGCCCGGCTACCAATGCGAAGTTCTTCTCTGCCGCCTCAATAGACAGGATCGGTCTGGCTACCGTGGCGGCTCCGAGACCTGATGCAAGATTGGTCACGGGCACTGCGTGGCTTGATCAAGAGGAAGAGCAGGAGTTGTTGGCGGGCCGCTGGTACTTCAATGTGACAACCGAAAAACACCCGGAAGGGGAAATTCGCGGGGTCGTACGGTTAGTAAACGAAACAAACAATTAGGAGAGCAGAATGAAGAAGTTTCAGGTGGTGGCGGCAACGGTCGCGATTGGTTTTGCTTCACTCTCACTGCGTGCCGAATCTATCAAGCTGAAGGCAAATCTTACTGGTGGCGAGGAAGTTCCTGCGAAGCAGGTCTCTGGGGCAGGCACGCTAACCGCAACGTTGGATACCGACACGAATACGCTGAAGTATCACGTGGAGTACCAGGGACTGACGGGGCCGGTAGTTGCTGCACATTTCCATGGTCCGGCAGCACCAGGTACGAACGCGAAGCCGCAGATTCCCGTGAAGGCACCGTTTGATAGCCCCGTTGATGGCACTGCCAGCGTTACGGCAGATCAGGCGAAGGATCTTCTGGATGGTAAGTGGTACTTCAATCTGCATACTTCAGCGAACCCCGGTGGTGAGATTCGTGGTCAGGTTGTGAAAGCGCAATGATGCGATTGCGCATGGGGCCGTGGTTTATTGCATGTGTGCTGAGTATTTTGTTTGTGGCGAAGGGGACGGTCACCTATGTTCATGCAGAAAGTGGGCCGTCCGCCCAAACATCGGTGCTACCTAAGCCAACAAACTTGAAGGTGTTGCCTATGGCCTTATCGCTTCCGGATGTCTACACACGCATGGCTCAGATGCAGAAAGACCTTGGTGTTGATTGCAGCTTCTGCCATGACCAGGATCCTGACTCCAAACAGATCAACTATGCATCAGACGAGAACCCGAGGAAAGAGACGGCAAGAGCGATGATGCGAATGACTCAGGACATTAATGAAAAGTATCTGGGGACACTGGGAGATCGACAGTATTCGCCGCCTATTACCTGCGGGAACTGCCATCTGGGACAAATGCATCCGCCGCAGTTTGAAGGGAAGTAAATGAGATGAAAAAAGTATTTTCAGCACTGGCACTACTTTTAATCACAGCGGTTGGAGCCACTGCGCAAAGGCCAGGGAGTGTGCAGTGGAGCGCTTCAGCGAAACCCGCAACGCATGCGGGAGAGTATGTTGTCGCGTTGCATGCTGAGGTAGAGAACGGATGGCATGTGTATTCGGCGAAGCAGTCGTCTGGTGGTCCGCTACCACTAGTGATTCGCGTGGATCAGGGCGCGCCCTTCTCGCTGGATGGAGCGATCACAGGAACCAGTCCGATTCAACATCATGACGCGAGCTTCAATCTCGATACGGAGTACTTCACCGGAACGTTCCTTTTGAACATTCCGGTGAAATCCACGACGCAAGGATCGGGCGAGATTCCGTTGGCCGTTCGGTTTCAGATGTGCAGCGATACAACATGCATGCCACCGCGAACGATTCATTTAGTGGCAAAGGTCAACGCTTCTTGAAATCCGTTTTCATTGGCAATACAGAGATCGATATGAACAAAGGTTGTTGTTTTATCCACAACACGAATGACGAGAGGGTGAAGTGTATGCGCGCACCATAAGTGCTGCGCACGAACAACGCCGCCGCCCGCTCGTCAGCTCATGCTGGAGCGGGTTTTCTGCTGGCTGCAATTTGTTGCACCTGCAGTTTTGAAGTCCACCCCGGCGTCAGCTAAGGGTGGATTTTCTTTTGCTGGATCAGAGTCTGCGGGATGAAAGGCAGGAACGGGGACATGGGTAACAAACGATTAGCTGGTGGGCGCGTGCAACGCAGCATCCTCATTCCTCTTGCGATTGCATGTGGGGCACTGTTGCTGTCGAAGGCACAGATCGCCGTGAAGAATCAGGGATATGTTCCTTTCAGTGACGCGCCGATTAACTATCGTTCTGACAAGCTTAGCGATCCAGTCGCGAAGCTGCAGCAGCGTCTGGATAATGGCGAAGCGAAGTTAAGCTATGAGTCCGAACACGGCTATCTTCGCTCTGTCTTGAAAGAGTTGAGCATCCCGGTCGATTCGCAGACGCTCGTGTTTTCCAAGACGAGTTTCCAATACAAGAAGATCTCACCAGAGCATCCGCGAGCGCTGTACTTCAACGACGACGTTTACATCGGCCAGGTTCATGAAGGAAAGGCAATTGAAGTTGTTTCGTTTGATCCGATGCAGGGGGCGATCTTTTACCTGTTGGATGAGCAGAAGGTAGAGAAGCCGAAGTTTGAGCGTGCTGAACTTGACTGCACTCAATGCCACATTGCTGCTGGAACACGCGGTGTGCCGGGTGTGTTGCTGCGCTCGATCTATCCAACGTCGACAGGAACGCAGGCCACCAGCACAAGATCCTTCATCACGGATCAGGAAAGCCAAATCAAGAATCGCTGGGGCGGATGGTATGTGACAGGGAAGTTCAGCGTAGCGCCAGATTTGTCGATTGGCAACTCTGTAGTGCCTGATGGCGACAATGCCGGTGATGAAAAGCTGGCACCCATTGCGGCGAAGTTCGACAAGAAGAGCTATCTCACTCCTGACAGCGACGTTGTTGCTCACCTGGTTTTGGCGCATCAAACGCAAGCGCATAACCTAATTACGCTTACGAACTACCGTGCGCGCATTGCAGCGTTTCAGGCTGCAAAAGCGAATGACGGTAAACCTGTGGATGCGGCTTCTCTGCCAGAGAGTGCTCGACAGCAATATGAGCGTCCAGCAGAGCAGTTGGTGCGTTATCTCGTATTCGCAAACGAAGCATCGCTTTCGGGCTTTGGCTTTGAAGCTGATGCGAAGTCTGACTTCGCGCGCGATTTTGTGGCGCATGGACCGCGGGATGCGAAGGGACGTTCACTTCGAGATTTTGATCTGAAGGTGCATACCTTCCGCTATCCGTGCAGCTACCTCGTTTACACGGAGTCGTTTGACAACATTCCAGAGCCGGCGAAGGGGTATGTGTATCACCGGCTGTTTCAAGTGTTGACCGGCGAAGACCAGAGCCAGGACTTTGTGGGCATAAGCCCTGAAGCAAAGCGCGCGGCATTGGAAATTCTGCTGGCTACAAAGCGTGGGCTGCCGGAGGAATGGCGGAGCTACGCGCAATCCAGGCGCCTGCGAATTGCGGCTCAGCCGGTT is from Terriglobus sp. TAA 43 and encodes:
- a CDS encoding TlpA disulfide reductase family protein, whose amino-acid sequence is MKLSGRVLASSLAAVSLLQFAPALLAQTSSAKLTTGVWQGVAKVRDTEIPITIRISRNGSKLEAAFLNGPAASPDVSPASSVTLDGKHLVASFDYFARTLDATIDGDSLTGTYGATHPGKRPAPPSTFIAKRVGKLSDPISSPNAPNISGSWEIATKSNKGEGAWELRVDPTTSKSPVIKAAIQRIDGDTGGLWGTWNGTSYTLGHFTAAGGAAYSVTPQGDGTLVVKSLLGGVHGSSPEFVAHRPDEARKLNLPSPTDTTQQTSIKDPNAPLAFSFPDMNGKVLSNTDSQFRGKVVIVAIGGSWCPNCHDEAGLLVSLYKRFHSKGLEIVNLDFEQGDPETDTSRLKAFIQHYGITYPVLLAGTTDQLNEKIPQGVNLNCWPTSFFVGRDGLVKETHAGFAGPGNTAGHIALEHEVTTLVEKLLAQPAPSQSAQLN
- a CDS encoding CHRD domain-containing protein; this encodes MSSTQRFLIFTAVLACVLAANPISASGRKKEFRSATTALPRVYAFKADLDGAVALPGNSEPASGDVAGTYDRETHVLRFNARFLNLSGPATNAKFFSAASIDRIGLATVAAPRPDARLVTGTAWLDQEEEQELLAGRWYFNVTTEKHPEGEIRGVVRLVNETNN
- a CDS encoding CHRD domain-containing protein → MKKFQVVAATVAIGFASLSLRAESIKLKANLTGGEEVPAKQVSGAGTLTATLDTDTNTLKYHVEYQGLTGPVVAAHFHGPAAPGTNAKPQIPVKAPFDSPVDGTASVTADQAKDLLDGKWYFNLHTSANPGGEIRGQVVKAQ
- a CDS encoding c-type cytochrome, whose amino-acid sequence is MMRLRMGPWFIACVLSILFVAKGTVTYVHAESGPSAQTSVLPKPTNLKVLPMALSLPDVYTRMAQMQKDLGVDCSFCHDQDPDSKQINYASDENPRKETARAMMRMTQDINEKYLGTLGDRQYSPPITCGNCHLGQMHPPQFEGK
- a CDS encoding protein-disulfide reductase DsbD N-terminal domain-containing protein, with the protein product MKKVFSALALLLITAVGATAQRPGSVQWSASAKPATHAGEYVVALHAEVENGWHVYSAKQSSGGPLPLVIRVDQGAPFSLDGAITGTSPIQHHDASFNLDTEYFTGTFLLNIPVKSTTQGSGEIPLAVRFQMCSDTTCMPPRTIHLVAKVNAS